TGGGTTGGGGAGATGGTTGTTGTTAGatattaatacattaataatctattcctttaaaaaaaaatctaattaaacaTTATAATATCTATGAAactatgatgattcttgaacaatgCTTCACTCACTGTGCTTTAATTTTAGACCTTTCTCTATGAAAAATAGCTGCAAATGCAAAACTAAAAGACATTCATTGATATAAATTTGATGCAACTTGATACACTTTTGGAGCATGTTGAATAATTGTGGGGCTAAATCTTAAATTCATAAGAAGCATCATAATGTTGAGTGTTCATAGGGCTTCTTTTCAGATACATTGAAAAATGGGTGGCTCTCATTTAGATAAAGAATTCAATCAACCTACCTTTTCATCTCCATCAATCAAAATCTAATAGAtaacattaaaaatttgatgTTTCATATAATAAGATCATGACTTGGGTACTCAACAATttgagataataataataataagaagaagaattaaaaaAGCTATAATGTTATGTTAACATATTTTGTAGATACACATTTTCaggttttcttgtttttgtccATTTATTCTTGTAAAGTTCctgaagataaaaataatatgcttaaatatttttttttggggggTGGGAGGGAATAAAAAGACTgtccataaaaaattaaagagaaagaaaaatgcaaTTGAGTAATGCTCATCTTCTAATGTGAGAGTATTTGGTATTTGTATATACAGAATATGTAAATATCATACAActtaataattaattcattaTCACGcactttaattattatatagcatagtatttatataattaattttttcttgattagtttagtgtatttattttgtgtacacttttgtttttagtttgGACTTCTCGCAGATTTTTAGTTTTTGCAATCAAATGCTAGTTAGGCACAGATTTGGGCCAGGTTCAGTCCAAAAACCAGCCCAATTTGGTGGCCCATTTCAAAGATATACCAAAAAGGTAGACAGAAGGATGCTACTAATTGAAGGACTATAAAAAAAAGGATTGCTAATACCAATTTATGTACCACAATATAATAATGGTAATGCACTGTTATTACTTATAAACCCACTATAAAACACGATACTACAATAAATTGTCGTATCTATATGTTAGATACATTTTAGATATAATAATAGTTAACACTCATTCGATACACGTATTTgttctatttaattatattttaataaaaaataatttttttatctagaCACATTTAAATATTATCACGTGTATTTTTAAtgagtttaaaaataatatattattatttattaaaaaatttaaaatattttatataattaaaaaatattaaaaatagttaaaaaattattttatatttatattttNNNNNNNNNNNNNNNNNNNNNNNNNNNNNNNNNNNNNNNNNNNNNNNNNNNNNNNNNNNNNNNNNNNNNNNNNNNNNNNNNNNNNNNNNNNNNNNNNNNNNNNNNNNNNNNNNNNNNNNNNNNNNNNNNNNNNNNNNNNNNNNNNNNNNNNNNNNNNNNNNNNNNNNNNNNNNNNNNNNNNNNNNNNNNNNNNNNNNNNNNNNNNNNNNNNNNNNNNNNNNNNNNNNNNNNNNNNNNNNNNNNNNNNNNNNNNNNNNNNNNNNNNNNNNNNNNNNNNNNNNNNNNNNNNNNNNNNNNNNNNNNNNNNNNNNNNNNNNNNNNNNNNNNNNNNNNNNNNNNNNNNNNNNNNNNNNNNNNNNNNNNNNNNNNNNNNNNNNNNNNNNNNNNNNNNNNNNNNNNNNNNNNNNNNNNNNNNNNNNNNTGTTCCTCTTCTTCATCACTTAATAAATTCCTCGTATCTGCTCTTGGTTTGTCCAAATCCAACTCATAAAAAGCTCTACctgtgttatatatatatgcaaattaAAAATGAGTAATTGCTAATAGTGTTAATTATAATACTTATTAGCTGAGTCTTAGTTTGTGCTTTTGAGTTTAAAATGAGTAGCAAATGTACATTAATTCAttctctactttttttttctagtattaagaaattaataaattatttaaataagtaaaaaaattgtattggtaaaaaaaatcaaccaaaTCCTAAAACACTAATAATAACATAGCAAGACAAGACAATGCAACTTATTATCACATTATTTAATTCATTATGCGAGTATTTACAAATGTATGTTAGGGGTTAAAATAAAACATGTTCGTCTTTTATTTAGacagataaaaagaaattacaaataTCAAGCTATTTAACCTAGTTTAAGCATTGATAAAGGAAGAAATAATGTTACGTGTAAAGAAATGATTTTGACAATGATATGCATGTGATAATAAATACACCAAAAACAAGAAACATGTATTTTGGACTTattatcaaaaattcaaaactaattaattagttacGTAACATGCtttttttactaataaattatttaaatgataaaatatattttttatctttaaatttgtcaaaaattttaaatatattcctaaattttattttattttatttcaattttatccaaataatttttatttgcattaaatatatcatttacaattaaattttcaaaaaatttaaaattaatccaGCAATAATGTATGATAATTATCTCtaatttatttgtattgatggttatttttataaaattacagCTGAATTGAtcttaactttttaaaaaaattagctgTCAAcgatatatttgatacaaataaattttttttgagataaaacgaaaacaaaataaaatttaagaatatttttagcaaattttaagaaaaaaaatacttttctcAACTATGCTTTTAGTAAAATCACGtttatacaattatttttatgtaaaattaataattattagacgataatttaactaaatatgttaaattatctaactattttcaactattaactttaaataaagataattgcATATAAATTTTCGCTTGAaacaaataatcaaaatgctTACCTAATTCAAGCTTGAGTTTAGTCCTTTTCTCAGCAACATGAAATCCAGCACAATCTACTAATCCTTGTGCCGAGCAGTCACATGAATCTTGTCTTCCTTTTCCAATGGGATCCCTTTCAATCATAACTCTTGGATTCATTCCATCTTTTAATGGCCATATTATTGTCCCTAACCACTTTGAGTCGCTCTCCGAGGAAGCTGCGTCGCCGCCGCCGTCGCCATTCCATTCGGGCACCATAATTTGGTGTCTTGGACCTATAGGCACATGCTTTACTCTCACGTGTCGATCAAAAAACGATTTTTGTTTGGAATTGTTGGGCACTTTTTTGACcatatgttttttttcttcttgttcttcagGATCCAATGATGAATTTGAAGAAGTACGAATAGAAAATGTGGATTTTTTAGTTGAAAATCTCCCATTATTATTTTTCCTGGGTTTCTTTCTAAGGTTATACATTCCATCCTTAGGCTCTTCTTCATACAATGATGGATACATCTTCTGACTCTACAAAATGATGATACCAATATTTTGGTTTAATCAGTATATATAATGTTATAGCTTATAAGTATATATGTttacaaaatttgatttaattgaaGTATATAATAAGTTGCAACAttgatggaaaaaaaattaaagtatataataagtttgaacattttttttaatagttacaatcggaaatggatcctctcaattgttaaaaaaattaagagtataaagtataatttttaacCCTTCATTACTCTCtctttctatcctatttataaaattaatggtgaAAAATCACGCTTTACTctctcaattgttaaaaaaatttgagagaaTCCATTTCCGTTATAATCACTCACTTAAACCCAAAACATTGAAACAAGAATCATGTAAATCAGGATCcgtacaaaattaaataatgctATGATGATATTTCTCTGGATATTATATATAGTTAAAAATATTCATTATCCAAAAAATACATGGAATATAatctatcaatttaaaaattaattatttttcataataactTACTAGATTAACTAAACTAACATATTAAGGAATATAATCTATCAAAAAGATCTTACGAATCCAAACTTTTTCTTCCaatcatatatgtatatttcaaacaaaaattaattcacatatatatatatatctttaattataaaaaaaaaacactttcataaaataaacaataattgAAATTACCTTCCAAAATTGTTGTTCCGTGCATGACCTAAATCTTTTTTTGTTGAAGGCAGCCTCTGTATACAACAAAACCTTCTTTCTCTTAGGGTTTTTATTATTACAAGTTAAACCAACTTTAGATTCACCACAAGAATTTACCGCAACATTTTTAGCCCAACTCAATAATTCTATTGAAATATTGTCACCTTTTCTGTTGTTATCGTCGCCGTCACTACCACCATATCTCTTATTTTCAACATCAAACTCCTCTAACACTTGTATTTCATCGTCGCTACTATCAtctctttctccttttccacCATAATCGGCAAGAATTGACTCGTCGAGAATAAATTGATTCAATACACATACCGTTGTATCTACATCTAGATCATGATGATATTCTTGCTTGGGAACTCCCTtgtcttcttcatcacttgacTCTGATGATGATGAACTCACAAAATTCACATAGTTACCACCATGAATCTTTTTCGTTGTTGCCATTATCACCACCGATCGCAATATCTATAAAGAATTGtgtccaatatatatatatatattggtcaAATTATCTTGACTGATCATTGAATAACTATATTATTTAGTCAAATAATTCTCTTGAAtagttatataatatattaattataaaaaataataatttaaaatatataaaataatataaaaaaaattatgagataGGATTTCATCTTTGAATATTTCATAGgtccttatttaattttttttgttgcaaaTAATTTTTGCATATATCTGTTTTGGATATCATTTTCAAGTCAAACCATAGAAATTGACatacttaaaactttttcaatacATACCAAAGTAATATATCTTTAATtgacatttttaaattttttttaaattaagatgaGAGAATATTTATGTATACTTGAATTATTGATGTGCAAATTTAGTTGCAAACAGTAAAATATCTACCGactttaattaataactatttatcATTATGAGGTTGTGGGAATACCCTTAGATAGTGATGAAGAAGCATACAAGAAAGGACTTGAAAGTGTGGCTTGGCTATCCTTGCCTTTCAATGACAAGAGCATTAATAAGTTGGCAAGGTACTTTGAGCTCTCAGGTCTCCCAACTTTGGTTATTATTGGAGAAGATGGCAAAACTCTTCATTCCAATGTTGCTGAGGTTGTTGAGGAGCATGGTATTGCTGCATATCCTTTCACTCCTGACAAGTTTGCTGAGCTCAGTGAGATCGACAAGGCCAAGGAGGCCTCTCAAACACTCGAGTCAATTTTGGTGTCTGGAGATCAAGATTTTGTCATAGCAAAAGATGGGGTGAAGGTATACATACACACTATATCTTGAAAACTTTTAATTTCAAAGCTAAACTATTTTCTATTCTATTACTTTCAGGTTCCGGTTTCAGAGCTAGTAGGAAAGACCATCCTCTTATACTTCTCAGCCCATTGGTGTCCTCCATGCCGCGCATTCCTTCCAAAACTCATTGATGCATACCAGAAGATTAAGGAAAAGGACAATAATGCATTAGAGGTAATTTTCATCTCAAGTGACCGGGACCAAGACTCCTTTGAGGCATTCTTTGGAGGAATGCCATGGTTGGCGCTTCCCTTTGGAGACTCAAGAAAGGCTTTCTTGAGCCGCAAGTTTAAGGTATCCGGCATCCCAAAGCTTGTGGCCATTGGATCAAGCGGCAGGACCGTCACAAAAGAGGCCAGGGAACTCGTTGACCTTCACGGCGCAGATGCTTATCCTTTCACCGAGGAGAGGATTAAGGAGTTAGAGGCAGCAGAGGAAGAGATTGCAAAAGGGTGGCCTCAGAAGTTGAAGCATGAATCACATGAGCATGAGCTTGTGCTCACCCGCCGCAGGATATATAACTGCGATGGTTGTGATGAGGAGGGCCGTGTTTGGTCCTTCTATTGTGCCGACTGCGACTTTGATCTGCATCCAAAGTGTGCATtggagaagaaagaaagcaaacaTGATGAGGCCAACGATGAAGACAAGTCTAAACATGGTTGGGTTTGTGATGGAGAAGTTTGCACTAAAGCTTGAAATCTCCTTACATGTTACATTTTCAGgcctttatattatatatattatgtcttGTGAGTTGTGTGGAATAATTTGGATGCTATATAATGTGATGTGATTATGTGAATGTTTAATGAAACTATGGTTTGatcttttttgagttttttctcCTATTCTGCATCTTCCTTTGTCTTATTTTGGCTATTTGCTTGGAAAAGGTGTTTAAGTTAAAGAACTCAATTGATCACTTCAGTCATTCTCCATTAATAACAGTTACTCAACATTGGTACATTCTCAAAATTTGTGCCACAATGTCATCTACCATAATATACCAAAGTGTAGGAAAACAGAGTGGAAACAACTTTTATGTATTTGCACTTGTGGATAGGTTACCTGAcgcattcttttttttctttttttttccctataaaattaaatgaagaaGACGATAACTTTCATTGATAATCTTCAaagtaagttttttttttcttttttttacattcgttagattttaatcaaaattggcttgtttaatataaaaataagattagaaggtcattagaatttattatttttgattagtaattagtcattaatatttaaaagtgtgaGATAAAAATATGGGTTTTTCTAGgtagacaataatttttatgaataatgtgaacaatagatTCTAAAAttgatctaaaaaataaaaaagcaccTAAACTCTAACATTAGGATAATCATCTGCACACCTAATGAATTGAATATTCAGCCATTGTTAATTATGCatgagtaaatcgaatcaaaagaaataaccaTCCAATTAAGAATCAATATAATCAACCATCTGAATACatattaaattgaacatctgacatattcattattcatattgtttaatatttttattatctacctatacttttcctaaaaatatattgttagatTACTAGACTAAGTTAATTATGTGGATGACTAAAAatgatagttaaaaataataaatttgatccTTGAATTATTTCTCTAATAAAAACGACAAAAATTGTTATATCtctatcaaaaattaaattaattagaatgaATTTGATATATGTCATAAAAACAGTAAGATGTATATTCTATCTTAGGTACGTGGTAATGTCTCACAaactaagttttttttttcatcaaaacaccataaattaaattaatctataaatacatgtatatttttaaaaaaataataattaaagagtcaatttttttcattaaataccagttattttttaaaattatgttttattttaaattttaaattctaattctaaatcttaacaaatataaaaaatttaaaaaataattttaaaaaactaacagatattagttaattaaaaatttattacagaAGAGATATTGGGTTTGATTGGTATTTGTTAACCCGAATGTATAAATAGGCCCCTTCATTCGCGCACATGGCATTAACCGAAAAAGTCACTACTTTCACTCGCAACTCGCAGCTTACAACGCATCCACATCTGTTTTCATGGCAGATTCTGAAGATGATGCCCCCGACGAATTCCAAGACCTCTTCTCTTCTCCTGACAGGGACTTTTTAATCAACAACAATGGCGATCAGGTTATTCATTCTATTCAATTGATCTATTCTCATTTTAGATTTGATTCAATTGATCTCATGTTCACTGACTCTGCTAATTAAACCTATAGAAATTTAGATGCTAATTTGGAGTATGATACGTTTGTTTTAAACGTGATGAAATGGAACATTGTATAAAAGGGTTAGTTGCGAATTGCAGGTTAAAGTAGACACCTTGAAGCAGAAGAAACTCGGTTTGTATTTTTCAGCATCGTGGTGTCCTCCATGCCAAAGATTCACCCCTGCTTTGGTGGAGGTGTACAATGGACTCGCCCCCAAAGGTGACTTCGAAGTAGTGTTTATCTCTgctgatgaaaatgatgccactTTTATGGAGTACTTCTCTCAGATGCCATGGCTTGCTATTCCGTTTTCCGATTCGGAGGCACGCAACCGCCTTGATGAACTCTTCGAGGTGGAAGGGATTCCTAATCTTGTGTTACTTGATGAAACTGGAGAGGTTGTTACTGATAGCGGAGTTGATGTTATTCGTGAATATGGAGTTGAAGGCTACCCTTTTACATTAGCAAAGATTCAAGAATTGAAGGAtcttgaagaggaagctaagaggaACCAATCCTTGAAATCTCTCTTGCTATCTCCTTCTCGTGACTTTGTCATTTCTTCCCATGGGAATAAAGTAAGCtactaattaactaactttGTAAATAGCAGTTTCCAAATGTGATTGTGTGtgtatttattcattcattcattcagatAGCTGTTTCTGAACTCGAGGGCAAGATGGTTGGGCTTTATTTCTCATCGAGTTCATACGAAAGATGCACTGAATTTACTTCCCGCCTTGTGGAGTTTTATGACAAGTTAAAG
This sequence is a window from Arachis duranensis cultivar V14167 chromosome 2, aradu.V14167.gnm2.J7QH, whole genome shotgun sequence. Protein-coding genes within it:
- the LOC107472804 gene encoding probable nucleoredoxin 1; amino-acid sequence: MGSLSIITLGFIPSFNGHIIVPNHFESLSEEAASPPPSPFHSGTIIWCLGPIGSNDEFEEVVGIPLDSDEEAYKKGLESVAWLSLPFNDKSINKLARYFELSGLPTLVIIGEDGKTLHSNVAEVVEEHGIAAYPFTPDKFAELSEIDKAKEASQTLESILVSGDQDFVIAKDGVKVPVSELVGKTILLYFSAHWCPPCRAFLPKLIDAYQKIKEKDNNALEVIFISSDRDQDSFEAFFGGMPWLALPFGDSRKAFLSRKFKVSGIPKLVAIGSSGRTVTKEARELVDLHGADAYPFTEERIKELEAAEEEIAKGWPQKLKHESHEHELVLTRRRIYNCDGCDEEGRVWSFYCADCDFDLHPKCALEKKESKHDEANDEDKSKHGWVCDGEVCTKA